One region of Rhodocaloribacter litoris genomic DNA includes:
- a CDS encoding sugar phosphate isomerase/epimerase family protein: MSPFSRSLPSATGDGRDDTPRPPGRRSFLKTLALTGGALLLGGHRLMDRPERLIGVQLYTLRERMQQDFAGTLEQVAAIGYREVEFAGYFDRRPEQVRALLERLNLTAPSTHIGLDALRNDLDGQLETARTIGHRYVTVPAIMEAFTGTMTPDAWSRYAAEFNRIGAACRDKGLTLAYHNHHFEFVPAGEGRTGFDVLLAETDPDLVVFELDLMWATLAGHDPVTLFERYPGRFVMWHVKDLKSIETARAAAGRGMEGFRTILGLMADVGAGEIDFARIFARAEQAGVRHLFVEHDAPQDALASITNSFRHVQALLAP; this comes from the coding sequence ATGTCCCCGTTCTCCCGATCCCTTCCCTCCGCGACCGGCGACGGCCGCGACGACACCCCGCGGCCGCCCGGCCGCCGTTCGTTCCTGAAGACCCTGGCCCTGACCGGTGGGGCGCTGCTCCTGGGCGGACACCGGCTGATGGACCGCCCCGAACGCCTCATCGGCGTGCAGCTCTACACCCTGCGCGAGCGGATGCAGCAGGACTTCGCGGGCACCCTCGAGCAGGTCGCCGCCATCGGCTACCGGGAGGTCGAGTTCGCCGGCTACTTCGACCGCCGGCCCGAGCAGGTGCGTGCCCTGCTGGAGCGCCTGAACCTGACCGCCCCCAGCACCCACATCGGCCTGGACGCGCTCCGCAACGACCTCGACGGCCAGCTCGAAACGGCCCGCACCATCGGGCACCGGTACGTCACGGTGCCGGCCATCATGGAAGCGTTCACCGGCACGATGACCCCGGACGCCTGGTCCCGCTACGCCGCGGAGTTCAACCGGATCGGTGCGGCCTGCCGGGACAAAGGGCTGACGCTGGCCTATCACAACCACCACTTCGAGTTCGTCCCCGCCGGGGAAGGACGGACCGGCTTCGACGTCCTGCTTGCCGAGACGGACCCGGACCTGGTTGTCTTTGAACTGGACCTGATGTGGGCGACCCTGGCCGGGCACGACCCCGTCACGTTGTTCGAGCGGTACCCCGGACGCTTCGTGATGTGGCACGTGAAGGACCTGAAGTCGATCGAAACAGCACGGGCGGCCGCTGGCCGGGGCATGGAGGGCTTCCGCACCATCCTCGGGCTGATGGCCGACGTCGGGGCAGGTGAGATCGACTTCGCCCGCATCTTCGCCCGCGCAGAGCAGGCCGGCGTCCGGCACCTCTTCGTCGAGCACGACGCCCCGCAGGACGCCCTGGCCAGCATCACGAACAGCTTCCGTCACGTGCAAGCCCTGCTCGCCCCATGA
- a CDS encoding glycoside hydrolase family 3 protein: MNRPPRNMDSGARQRGLCGALLLAACLAGCGPDSPEPAAPRLTVDGYTFRDLNKNGRLDPYEDARRPVEERVEDLLGQMTLAEKAGLMFINGVVVSEDGSLEGPPPPGSFGASAPELIREKRMNSFNIWAAPSPVALATWYNNVQRLAEGTRLGIPVTIASDPRHAFEHNVLTSAAGQGFSRWPEPLGLAALGDTALVRRFADIARQEYLAVGIRLALHPMADLATEPRWPRINGTFGEDAHLAARMVAAYVKGFQDERLGPHSVATMTKHFPGGGPQREGLDPHWEFQKGQVYPGGRFDYHLIPFEAALAAGTAQIMPYYGVPVGQTSEDVAFAFNREIITGLLRERYGFDGVVTTDWGVLTDVQLGPFVWKARAWGVEHLTPAQRMRKALEAGVDQFGGESIPDTLVALVEAGLVSEDRIDVSARRILRDKFRLGLFDNPYVDVSRVPEVVGAPAFVAAGEAAQRRSIVLLKNGPAGGLPRLPLPRGRLKLYVRNLDPAVAARYGEVVDTPEAADVAILRLQTPWQAMEGPAFASTMHHGDLDFKEPEKTEILTLLRAVPTVVDIYLDRPAVIPEIAAESAALVANFGASDAAVLDVLFGEVAPEGRLPFELPSSMEAVRRQKEDVPYDSENPLFPFGFGLRYEQP, translated from the coding sequence ATGAATCGACCGCCCCGGAACATGGATTCCGGCGCGCGGCAGCGCGGGCTGTGCGGCGCCCTGCTGCTGGCCGCCTGCCTGGCCGGCTGCGGGCCGGACTCCCCGGAACCGGCCGCCCCGCGCCTGACCGTGGACGGCTACACCTTCCGCGACCTGAACAAGAACGGGCGGCTGGACCCGTACGAGGATGCCCGCCGGCCCGTCGAGGAACGCGTGGAGGATCTGCTCGGGCAGATGACCCTGGCCGAGAAAGCCGGCCTGATGTTCATCAACGGCGTCGTCGTCAGCGAAGACGGGTCGCTGGAAGGGCCGCCCCCGCCGGGCTCGTTCGGGGCTTCGGCGCCGGAACTGATCCGGGAGAAGCGGATGAACAGCTTCAACATCTGGGCGGCCCCGTCGCCGGTCGCGCTGGCGACGTGGTACAACAACGTGCAGCGGCTGGCCGAGGGCACCCGGCTGGGTATCCCCGTCACCATCGCCTCCGACCCCCGGCATGCGTTCGAGCACAACGTGCTCACCAGCGCTGCCGGGCAGGGCTTCTCCCGATGGCCGGAACCGCTCGGCCTGGCCGCCCTGGGCGACACCGCCCTCGTCCGGCGCTTCGCCGACATCGCCCGGCAGGAATACCTGGCCGTGGGCATCCGCCTGGCCCTCCATCCCATGGCCGACCTTGCCACGGAGCCGCGCTGGCCCCGTATCAACGGGACGTTCGGCGAAGACGCCCACCTGGCCGCCCGGATGGTGGCCGCCTACGTGAAAGGGTTCCAGGATGAACGGCTCGGCCCTCACAGCGTGGCCACCATGACGAAGCACTTCCCGGGGGGCGGCCCGCAGCGGGAAGGCCTCGACCCGCACTGGGAGTTCCAGAAAGGGCAGGTCTACCCCGGCGGCCGGTTCGACTACCACCTGATCCCGTTCGAGGCGGCGCTGGCGGCGGGCACGGCGCAGATCATGCCCTACTACGGCGTGCCGGTCGGGCAGACCAGCGAGGACGTCGCCTTCGCCTTCAATCGCGAGATCATCACCGGCCTGCTCCGTGAGCGCTACGGGTTCGACGGCGTGGTGACGACGGACTGGGGCGTGCTCACCGACGTCCAGCTCGGGCCCTTCGTCTGGAAGGCGCGGGCCTGGGGCGTGGAGCACCTGACCCCGGCGCAGCGCATGCGGAAGGCCCTCGAAGCCGGCGTCGACCAGTTCGGCGGCGAGTCAATCCCGGACACGCTCGTGGCCCTCGTGGAGGCCGGGCTCGTGTCCGAGGACCGGATCGACGTGTCGGCCCGCCGGATCCTGCGCGACAAGTTCCGCCTCGGCCTCTTCGACAACCCGTACGTGGACGTGTCGCGCGTGCCGGAGGTCGTCGGGGCACCGGCGTTCGTTGCGGCCGGCGAGGCGGCGCAGCGACGGTCCATCGTCCTGCTCAAGAATGGCCCGGCCGGCGGCCTCCCGCGGCTGCCCCTGCCACGGGGGCGGCTGAAGCTCTACGTGCGTAACCTGGACCCGGCCGTGGCAGCCCGCTACGGCGAGGTCGTCGACACGCCGGAGGCGGCGGACGTCGCCATCCTGCGCCTGCAGACGCCCTGGCAGGCGATGGAGGGCCCCGCCTTCGCCAGCACGATGCACCACGGCGACCTGGACTTCAAGGAGCCGGAAAAGACGGAGATCCTGACGCTGCTGCGGGCGGTCCCCACCGTCGTCGACATCTACCTGGACCGGCCGGCGGTCATCCCCGAGATCGCGGCCGAAAGCGCGGCCCTGGTGGCGAACTTCGGCGCGAGCGACGCGGCCGTGCTGGACGTCCTCTTCGGCGAGGTCGCGCCCGAGGGCCGGCTCCCGTTCGAGCTCCCCTCGTCCATGGAGGCCGTCCGCCGCCAGAAGGAGGACGTGCCCTACGATTCCGAGAACCCCCTTTTCCCGTTCGGCTTCGGCCTGCGCTACGAACAGCCATGA
- a CDS encoding alpha-L-rhamnosidase has protein sequence MTHPLSFPVTLLPKTALLLLPPLFLIAAALGQTGTLTPTGLRVEYAENPIGIDARVPRLSWRSTSTERNARQTAYQIQAAASEADLAAGRLLWDSGRVASDQSLFVPYGGPPPVSGQRVVWRVRVWDGAGRPSAWSAPALWEMGLLDPADWQARWIKPAGPPDTAMARPVAMLRGRFRLDGEVARARVYATARGLYALELNGRPVGDQVLAPGWTSYHHRIQYQTYDITDLLQRGENVLGAWLADGWYRGWLTWNGTRNHYGDQTALRVQVHVTYADGREAVFGTDETWRATKDGPYRMADLYDGEIYDARREMPGWSTPGFDDAAWAPVALFEGEPVALVAPQGPPMRRIEEIRPVSITRAPNGETVVDMGQNMVGWVRLRVRGPAGTEVVLRHAEVLDPEGNLYTDNLRSADQTDRYILRGEGEEVYEPRFTFHGFRYVGVRGYPGMLTADDLTGVVVHSDLPRTGWWTSSDSLLNQLYHNIIWGQKGNFVDVPTDCPQRDERLGWTGDAQVFAPTAALNMDVAGFFAKWLRDVALDQRPDGAVPHVVPNVLGPQAAGTAGWADAATVIPWEMYVAYGDAGLLEAQFPSMKAWVDYIGTQAGEDGIWRPGFQFGDWLAPLFDNTFAPYRATTGVDLIATAYYAHSADLVARTAGVLGRDEEARTYRALFERIREAFRHEFMTGAGRLSYETQTAYALALAFDLFPEAERAEAAARLAADVRARGNHLTTGFLGTPVLTRVLSDHGQLETAYALLTQTTYPSWLYPVTFGATTIWERWDAIRPDGTFQSPEMTSFNHYAYGAIGEWMYNVVAGLEADPARPGYRHLRVHPRPGGKLTHASARLMTPYGEAASAWSFHGPRFRLEVTVPPNTTARVVLPMAAGATVTEGDTPLRQAAGVHTVTTEGSDLHVEVGSGTYRFVYEAPELALFAAGYRELGPDATLSDVIAAAESVLAEVAPALLNPQVRQFGGSMPLRQARGTLLTPETYEALLEALARVNAERRAAILHTP, from the coding sequence ATGACCCATCCCCTGTCTTTTCCCGTGACCTTGCTCCCGAAGACGGCCCTTCTCCTGCTCCCGCCGCTGTTCCTGATCGCGGCGGCCCTCGGCCAGACGGGCACGTTGACGCCCACCGGCCTGCGCGTCGAGTACGCCGAGAACCCCATCGGCATCGACGCGCGCGTGCCCCGGCTGAGCTGGCGCAGCACGTCGACGGAGCGAAATGCACGGCAGACGGCCTATCAGATCCAGGCCGCCGCCTCCGAAGCCGACCTCGCGGCCGGCCGCCTGCTGTGGGACTCCGGGCGTGTCGCCTCCGACCAGTCCCTCTTCGTCCCCTACGGCGGACCGCCACCGGTCTCGGGCCAGCGGGTCGTCTGGCGCGTGCGCGTCTGGGACGGGGCCGGCCGGCCCTCGGCCTGGAGCGCGCCCGCCCTCTGGGAGATGGGGCTGCTCGACCCCGCCGACTGGCAGGCCCGCTGGATCAAACCCGCCGGCCCGCCGGACACCGCCATGGCCCGCCCCGTGGCCATGCTGCGCGGCCGCTTCCGCCTCGACGGCGAGGTCGCCCGCGCCCGGGTCTATGCCACCGCCCGCGGCCTCTACGCGCTCGAACTCAACGGCCGGCCCGTCGGGGACCAGGTGCTCGCGCCGGGCTGGACGAGCTACCACCACCGCATCCAGTATCAGACCTACGACATCACCGACCTGCTGCAACGGGGCGAGAACGTCCTCGGCGCCTGGCTGGCCGACGGCTGGTACCGCGGCTGGCTCACCTGGAACGGAACCCGCAACCACTACGGGGACCAGACTGCCCTCCGGGTGCAGGTGCACGTCACGTACGCCGATGGCCGCGAGGCGGTCTTCGGCACGGATGAAACCTGGCGGGCGACGAAGGACGGCCCCTACCGCATGGCCGACCTCTACGACGGCGAGATCTACGACGCCCGGCGCGAGATGCCCGGCTGGAGCACCCCCGGCTTCGACGACGCCGCCTGGGCGCCGGTGGCCCTGTTCGAGGGCGAGCCCGTCGCGCTCGTCGCGCCGCAGGGACCGCCGATGCGCCGGATCGAGGAGATCCGCCCGGTCTCGATCACCCGGGCCCCTAACGGCGAGACAGTGGTCGACATGGGGCAGAACATGGTGGGGTGGGTGCGCCTGCGCGTGCGCGGCCCGGCCGGCACCGAGGTGGTGCTCCGCCACGCCGAGGTGCTCGACCCCGAGGGCAACCTCTACACGGACAACCTCCGTTCCGCCGACCAGACCGACCGCTACATCCTGCGCGGCGAGGGCGAGGAGGTCTACGAGCCGCGCTTCACCTTCCACGGCTTCCGCTACGTCGGTGTCCGCGGCTACCCCGGCATGCTCACGGCGGACGACCTCACGGGCGTCGTCGTCCACTCGGACCTGCCACGCACGGGCTGGTGGACCAGCTCGGACAGCCTGCTGAACCAGCTCTACCACAACATCATCTGGGGCCAGAAGGGCAACTTCGTCGACGTCCCCACGGACTGCCCGCAGCGCGACGAACGCCTCGGCTGGACCGGCGACGCCCAGGTCTTCGCCCCCACGGCCGCCCTCAACATGGACGTCGCCGGCTTCTTTGCCAAGTGGCTGCGCGATGTGGCCCTGGATCAGCGCCCGGACGGGGCCGTCCCGCACGTCGTGCCGAACGTGCTCGGCCCCCAGGCCGCCGGCACCGCCGGCTGGGCGGACGCCGCCACCGTCATTCCCTGGGAAATGTACGTGGCCTACGGCGACGCGGGCCTCCTGGAAGCCCAGTTCCCCAGCATGAAGGCCTGGGTCGACTACATCGGCACGCAAGCCGGGGAAGACGGCATCTGGCGTCCCGGCTTCCAGTTCGGGGACTGGCTGGCCCCGCTCTTCGACAACACCTTTGCCCCCTACCGCGCCACCACCGGCGTCGACCTCATCGCCACGGCCTACTATGCCCACTCGGCCGACCTCGTGGCGCGTACGGCCGGGGTGCTGGGCCGGGACGAGGAGGCCCGCACCTACCGTGCCCTTTTCGAGCGAATCCGCGAGGCTTTCCGGCACGAGTTCATGACCGGCGCCGGGCGCCTCTCCTACGAGACCCAGACGGCCTACGCGCTCGCGCTGGCCTTCGACCTGTTCCCCGAAGCGGAACGGGCCGAGGCCGCCGCCCGCCTGGCCGCCGACGTGCGGGCGCGGGGCAACCACCTCACGACCGGCTTCCTCGGCACCCCCGTGCTCACCCGCGTCCTGAGCGACCACGGCCAGCTCGAGACGGCCTATGCCCTGCTCACCCAGACCACCTACCCCTCCTGGCTCTACCCGGTCACCTTCGGCGCCACGACGATCTGGGAGCGCTGGGACGCCATCCGCCCCGACGGCACGTTCCAGAGCCCGGAGATGACCTCCTTCAACCACTACGCCTACGGGGCCATCGGGGAGTGGATGTACAACGTGGTGGCAGGGCTGGAGGCCGACCCCGCCCGGCCGGGCTACCGGCACCTCCGGGTGCACCCCCGGCCGGGCGGGAAGCTCACCCACGCTAGCGCCCGGCTCATGACACCGTACGGCGAGGCCGCCTCAGCCTGGTCGTTCCACGGCCCGCGCTTCAGGCTGGAGGTGACCGTCCCGCCCAACACGACGGCGCGTGTCGTCCTGCCGATGGCCGCCGGCGCGACCGTGACCGAGGGCGACACGCCGCTGCGCCAGGCCGCCGGCGTCCACACCGTGACGACGGAGGGGAGCGACCTGCACGTCGAGGTCGGCAGCGGAACGTACCGGTTCGTCTACGAGGCGCCCGAGCTGGCGCTCTTTGCCGCCGGCTACCGCGAGCTCGGCCCGGACGCGACGCTCTCCGACGTCATCGCCGCGGCCGAGTCCGTCCTGGCCGAAGTGGCGCCCGCCCTGTTGAACCCCCAGGTACGCCAGTTCGGCGGGTCGATGCCGCTCCGGCAGGCCCGGGGTACCCTGCTCACACCCGAAACCTACGAGGCGCTGCTCGAAGCGCTCGCGCGGGTCAACGCCGAACGCCGCGCCGCCATCCTCCACACCCCCTGA
- a CDS encoding purine-cytosine permease family protein produces the protein MPSFRTLAERLDAINEFDREPVSEDRLQGPGSFIGLYAGEHVAGTEFVIGPLFVAHGVAAADLFLGLLVGNLLAVLSWAFICAPIATRTRLNLYWKLRKIAGPNLLFLYNIVNALMFCFLAGAMISVAATAVGIPFDMAMPQLSDLYPNSAGWVVTVLLVGAVVTVLAILGFEKIAHFSKVASPWMFLVFVACGVAVLPQLGVHTIGDFWQVASEKIWTGVPMEGRVKFTFWHVTFFAWFCNMAMHIGMADMTILRYARKWTYGFASAFGMYLGHYIAWIASGILVALALQIGHEVAPGPIAYLGAGLAGLVAVLIAGWTTANPTIYRAGLAMQTITPNWKRWKVTLAVGVITTVAALFPALMMRLLDFVALYGLLLMPMGAVIFADFWLLPKLGLRQDYAEWKQLLFSWPAALAWFVTLGACLLLNLAGGVEIFFLGLPGWFIAVALYVGLSLLQQRRAAATAAVTTAPSPEPALGERP, from the coding sequence ATGCCCTCGTTCCGTACCCTGGCCGAACGACTCGACGCCATCAACGAGTTCGACCGCGAGCCCGTCTCCGAAGACCGCCTGCAAGGACCCGGCAGCTTCATCGGGCTCTACGCCGGCGAGCACGTCGCCGGCACCGAATTCGTGATCGGCCCCCTCTTCGTCGCCCACGGCGTGGCGGCGGCCGACCTGTTCCTCGGCCTGCTCGTCGGCAACCTGCTGGCGGTGCTCTCCTGGGCGTTCATCTGCGCTCCCATCGCCACACGCACGCGCCTGAACCTCTACTGGAAACTGCGCAAGATCGCCGGGCCGAACCTCCTCTTCCTCTACAACATCGTCAACGCCCTCATGTTTTGCTTCCTGGCGGGGGCGATGATCTCGGTGGCGGCCACGGCCGTCGGCATCCCGTTCGACATGGCGATGCCGCAACTGAGCGACCTCTACCCCAACAGCGCCGGCTGGGTCGTAACCGTCCTGCTGGTGGGCGCCGTCGTCACGGTGCTGGCCATCCTCGGGTTCGAAAAGATCGCACACTTCTCGAAAGTGGCCTCCCCGTGGATGTTCCTCGTCTTCGTCGCCTGTGGGGTGGCCGTGCTGCCACAGCTGGGCGTGCACACGATCGGCGACTTCTGGCAGGTAGCCAGCGAAAAGATCTGGACGGGCGTGCCGATGGAGGGCCGCGTGAAGTTCACCTTCTGGCACGTGACGTTCTTCGCCTGGTTCTGCAACATGGCCATGCACATCGGCATGGCGGACATGACGATCCTCCGCTATGCCCGGAAGTGGACCTATGGCTTTGCCAGCGCGTTCGGCATGTACCTGGGGCACTACATCGCCTGGATCGCCTCCGGCATCCTGGTGGCGCTGGCGCTCCAGATCGGGCACGAGGTGGCGCCCGGCCCCATCGCCTACCTGGGAGCGGGGCTGGCCGGCCTCGTGGCCGTCCTCATCGCGGGCTGGACGACCGCCAACCCGACCATTTACCGGGCCGGCCTGGCCATGCAGACCATCACGCCGAACTGGAAGCGGTGGAAGGTCACGCTCGCCGTGGGGGTCATCACGACGGTCGCCGCGCTGTTCCCGGCGCTCATGATGCGGCTGCTCGACTTCGTCGCCCTCTACGGGCTGCTGCTCATGCCGATGGGTGCCGTCATCTTCGCCGACTTCTGGCTGCTGCCAAAGCTGGGCCTGCGGCAGGACTACGCCGAATGGAAGCAGCTCCTCTTCAGCTGGCCGGCGGCGCTGGCCTGGTTCGTGACGCTGGGCGCCTGCCTGCTGCTCAACCTGGCCGGGGGCGTGGAGATCTTCTTCCTGGGCCTGCCCGGCTGGTTCATCGCCGTCGCCCTCTACGTGGGCCTGAGCCTGCTCCAGCAGCGGCGTGCCGCCGCGACGGCCGCCGTGACGACCGCGCCCTCCCCCGAACCCGCCCTCGGAGAACGCCCATGA
- a CDS encoding TIM barrel protein yields MNLSEHIEQTNRTDEALFRRDYEHLGEQLARRGLDLEALVTEVARFEVAIPSWALTTGGTRFGRFPGPGEPRDVFEKMEDIAVIHRLTVAAPRVSLHIPWDEPGDPAALRDHAAALGLGFDAVNSNTFQDQPGQAHSYKFGSLAHTDPAVRAQAVAHNLHVVEVGRALGSRALTVWLADGSNYPGQMHLRRSFERVLDGLRQIYDGLPEDWHLFTEHKPYEPAFYATVVQDWGSSLMLAQALGPRAACLVDLGHHLPNTNIELVVARLITAGRLGGFHFNDSKYGDDDLTAGSIKPYQLFLVFHELVTAAREQVPGFDPAYMIDQSHNLKDPIEALLQTVDQLQRAYAKALLVDHEALAHYQETNDVLMAEMTLKAAFETDVGPLVAAARARGGGARNPVAAFRAAGYRAARSRERAGSVYVPPQSL; encoded by the coding sequence ATGAACCTCTCCGAACACATCGAGCAGACCAACCGGACGGACGAAGCCCTCTTCCGTCGGGACTACGAGCACCTGGGCGAACAGCTGGCCCGCCGCGGCCTCGACCTCGAGGCGCTCGTGACGGAGGTGGCCCGCTTCGAGGTCGCCATCCCCTCGTGGGCCCTGACGACCGGCGGCACCCGCTTCGGCCGCTTCCCCGGGCCGGGCGAGCCGCGCGACGTCTTCGAAAAGATGGAGGACATCGCCGTCATCCACCGGCTGACGGTCGCCGCACCCCGCGTCTCGCTCCACATCCCCTGGGACGAACCCGGGGACCCCGCCGCCCTCCGGGACCACGCCGCCGCCCTCGGGCTGGGCTTCGACGCCGTCAACTCGAACACCTTCCAGGATCAGCCCGGCCAGGCGCACTCCTACAAGTTCGGTTCGCTCGCCCACACGGACCCCGCCGTGCGCGCCCAGGCGGTGGCGCACAACCTGCACGTCGTCGAGGTCGGCCGGGCACTCGGCTCCCGGGCGCTGACGGTCTGGCTGGCCGACGGCAGCAACTACCCCGGGCAGATGCACCTGCGCCGGAGCTTCGAGCGGGTGCTGGACGGCCTCCGGCAGATCTACGATGGCCTGCCCGAAGACTGGCACCTGTTCACCGAACACAAGCCCTACGAGCCGGCCTTCTACGCCACGGTCGTACAGGACTGGGGCTCCTCGCTGATGCTGGCGCAGGCGCTCGGCCCCCGCGCCGCCTGCCTGGTGGACCTGGGACACCACCTGCCCAACACCAACATCGAGCTGGTCGTGGCCCGCCTGATCACCGCCGGCCGGCTGGGCGGCTTCCATTTCAACGACAGCAAGTACGGGGACGACGACCTGACCGCCGGCTCCATCAAGCCCTATCAGCTTTTCCTCGTCTTCCACGAACTCGTGACGGCGGCCCGTGAGCAGGTGCCGGGCTTCGACCCCGCCTACATGATCGACCAGAGCCATAACCTGAAGGACCCCATCGAGGCGCTCCTGCAGACCGTCGACCAGTTGCAGCGGGCCTACGCGAAGGCCCTGCTCGTGGACCACGAGGCCCTGGCCCATTACCAGGAGACGAACGACGTGCTCATGGCCGAGATGACCCTGAAGGCCGCCTTCGAGACGGACGTCGGGCCGCTGGTGGCGGCGGCACGCGCACGGGGCGGTGGGGCCCGGAACCCCGTGGCGGCATTCCGGGCCGCCGGCTACCGGGCCGCCCGCAGCCGTGAGCGCGCCGGCAGCGTGTACGTCCCCCCGCAGAGTCTGTAG
- a CDS encoding rhamnulokinase, whose product MKPTHYLAVDLGASSGRVFLGTLEGDVMHMEALHRFETPLLERDGHLYWDAEALVREVEQGLRRGLDAAPDLRSVAVDSWAVDYVPLDRDGQPLRRPYAYRDRRTDGLMQDAFRTMPAAELFAHTGIQFLPFNTLYQVLADRRDTPDLHRRTACHLTIADYLNHRLGGRPVIEVSMASTTQLMDVHTRTWSEAVFRAFGLDPGAWPSIVPSGTPTGHVTAAPHVAVLAACSHDTACAVAAVPAGEGPGWAYISCGTWSLLGVERQVPLLGEAARTAGFTNEAGLDGTIRFLKNLTGLWALQECAREWGTVDWEALEREARAAAPPAFLIDLEDPRFLPRGGMEARLAGYLREHGQPVPGTRAGWTRLILESIAAGYRRTLDDLERLTGQPIDTIHLVGGGARNHLLCALTAHACGRTVVAGREEATALGNLLIQARTLGDLPPGLTLRDVARRSSDLHVFHPTEQTV is encoded by the coding sequence ATGAAGCCGACGCACTACCTGGCCGTAGACCTGGGCGCCTCCAGCGGGCGCGTCTTCCTGGGCACACTCGAGGGCGACGTGATGCACATGGAAGCCCTCCACCGGTTCGAGACGCCGCTGCTCGAACGGGACGGGCACCTGTACTGGGACGCGGAGGCCCTCGTGCGGGAGGTGGAGCAGGGCCTGCGCCGGGGCCTGGACGCCGCCCCGGACCTGCGCTCCGTCGCGGTGGATTCGTGGGCGGTCGACTACGTGCCGCTGGACCGGGACGGCCAACCCCTCCGCCGTCCCTACGCCTACCGCGACCGGCGCACCGACGGCCTGATGCAGGACGCCTTCCGGACGATGCCGGCGGCGGAGCTCTTCGCCCACACCGGCATCCAGTTCCTCCCCTTCAACACGCTCTACCAGGTGCTGGCCGACCGGCGCGACACCCCGGACCTGCACCGGCGCACCGCCTGCCACCTGACCATCGCCGACTACCTGAACCACCGCCTGGGTGGCCGGCCCGTCATCGAGGTCTCCATGGCGAGCACCACCCAGCTGATGGACGTTCACACCCGGACGTGGTCGGAGGCGGTGTTCCGGGCCTTCGGCCTCGACCCGGGGGCCTGGCCGTCGATCGTCCCCTCGGGCACGCCGACGGGCCATGTGACCGCCGCGCCCCACGTGGCCGTACTGGCCGCATGCAGCCACGATACCGCCTGCGCCGTGGCCGCCGTCCCCGCCGGCGAGGGCCCCGGCTGGGCCTACATCAGCTGCGGCACGTGGTCCCTCCTGGGCGTCGAGCGGCAGGTTCCCCTGCTGGGCGAGGCGGCCCGCACGGCCGGCTTCACGAACGAGGCGGGGCTCGACGGCACCATCCGCTTCCTGAAAAACCTGACCGGGCTGTGGGCTCTGCAGGAATGCGCCCGCGAATGGGGCACGGTCGACTGGGAGGCCCTGGAGCGCGAGGCCCGCGCCGCGGCCCCGCCCGCCTTCCTGATCGACCTCGAAGACCCCCGGTTCCTCCCGCGTGGCGGCATGGAAGCCCGCCTGGCCGGCTACCTCCGCGAGCACGGGCAGCCCGTCCCCGGGACGCGCGCCGGCTGGACGCGCCTCATCCTCGAGAGCATCGCCGCGGGGTACCGGCGCACGCTCGACGACCTGGAGCGCCTCACCGGCCAGCCCATCGACACCATCCACCTGGTCGGCGGCGGCGCCCGGAACCACCTGCTCTGCGCGCTGACGGCGCACGCCTGCGGCCGGACCGTCGTCGCCGGGCGGGAGGAGGCCACCGCCCTGGGCAACCTGCTCATCCAGGCCCGCACGCTCGGCGACCTGCCCCCCGGCCTCACCCTCCGGGACGTCGCCCGGCGCTCATCCGACCTTCACGTATTCCATCCGACCGAACAAACCGTCTGA